The following are encoded in a window of Sphingobium sp. AP49 genomic DNA:
- the topA gene encoding type I DNA topoisomerase — protein MQLVIVESPAKAKTIEKYLGGDFHVLASYGHIRDLPAKDGSVDPDDGFAMSWENYGDKGKQLKAITDEAKKATRLILATDPDREGEAISWHVQEVLRAKKALPSVVDRVTFNAITKAAVLDAMAKPRALDEDLIDAYRARRALDYLVGFTLSPVLWRKLPGAKSAGRVQSVALRLVVEREREIESFTPQEYWSVAAEMEQGGQGFTARLVRWKGEKIDRLTIGKEGDAMAAKADVEAGRFTVDKVETKPLTRNPPPPFTTSTLQQEAARKLGFSASHTMRIAQQLYEDGAITYMRTDGVQMDGSAISAARKAIAERYDGGYLPEKPRQYQTKAKNAQEAHEAIRPTEFSRDKVGSGDHARLYDLVFKRALASQMASARLERTTIDMVDGSGSHMLRATGQVVIFPGFLALYEEGRDDAEDDDSKLLPRLSEGDAPAKKKVSAEQHFTQPPPRYSEASLVKRLEELGIGRPSTYASTLQVLKDRDYVRVEKNRFFAEESGRLVTAFLERFFERYVSYDFTAGLEDELDEISGGRAQWQEVLEAFWKDFKPKTAEIMEQKPSDITAELDKFLEPMLFPPKADGSNPRACPLCADGQLSLRGGRFGAFIACSNYPECKYTRKFGQPGGSDGADTGPEILGQHPETGQDIVKKSGRFGPYIEMGEGKEAKRGSIPKDLPDGEMTLDWAVKLLSLPREVGLHPETGLPIVANIGRFGPYLLHDGKYGRLSSTAEIFEVGMNMAVAKLADAANKGGRGGSSREPLKVLGKHPRTEAEIKLMAGRYGPYVTDGTTNATLPKTIEQDALTLEEAAQLIDARAAAAPAKKGKKAPAKKAAAKKPTAKKEAGEKKPAAKKAPAKKKAAAE, from the coding sequence ATGCAACTTGTCATCGTCGAATCGCCGGCCAAGGCGAAGACCATCGAGAAATATCTGGGTGGGGATTTCCATGTCCTCGCCAGCTACGGCCATATTCGTGACCTGCCGGCCAAGGATGGATCGGTGGACCCTGACGATGGTTTTGCCATGTCGTGGGAAAATTATGGCGACAAGGGCAAGCAGCTCAAGGCGATTACGGACGAGGCCAAGAAGGCCACGCGATTGATCCTCGCGACTGACCCTGATCGCGAAGGGGAAGCGATCAGCTGGCATGTGCAGGAAGTGCTGCGCGCCAAGAAGGCGCTGCCCTCCGTCGTGGACCGGGTGACGTTCAACGCGATCACCAAGGCGGCGGTGCTGGACGCGATGGCCAAGCCGCGCGCGCTGGACGAGGATCTGATCGACGCCTATCGGGCGCGCCGGGCGCTCGACTATCTGGTGGGCTTCACCCTGTCGCCGGTGCTGTGGCGCAAGCTGCCCGGCGCCAAGTCGGCCGGCCGCGTCCAGTCGGTCGCGCTGCGCCTGGTGGTGGAGCGCGAGCGCGAGATCGAAAGCTTCACCCCGCAGGAATATTGGTCGGTCGCGGCCGAAATGGAGCAGGGCGGGCAGGGCTTCACCGCGCGCCTCGTCCGCTGGAAGGGCGAGAAGATCGATCGCCTGACCATCGGCAAGGAAGGCGATGCCATGGCGGCCAAGGCCGATGTGGAGGCCGGCCGCTTCACCGTCGACAAGGTCGAGACCAAGCCGCTCACCCGCAATCCGCCGCCGCCCTTCACCACATCGACGCTGCAGCAGGAAGCCGCGCGCAAGCTCGGCTTCTCCGCCAGCCACACGATGCGGATCGCGCAGCAGCTCTACGAGGATGGCGCCATCACCTATATGCGTACCGACGGCGTGCAGATGGACGGCAGCGCCATCTCGGCCGCGCGCAAGGCGATCGCGGAGCGCTATGATGGCGGATACCTGCCCGAAAAGCCGCGCCAATATCAGACCAAGGCCAAGAATGCGCAGGAAGCGCATGAAGCCATCCGCCCGACCGAATTTTCCCGCGACAAGGTGGGGTCGGGCGATCATGCGCGCCTCTATGACCTGGTGTTCAAGCGCGCGCTGGCGAGCCAGATGGCGTCCGCCCGGCTGGAACGCACCACCATTGACATGGTCGACGGCAGCGGCAGCCATATGTTGCGCGCCACCGGCCAGGTGGTGATCTTCCCCGGCTTCCTGGCGCTCTACGAGGAAGGCCGCGACGATGCCGAGGATGACGACAGCAAGCTGCTGCCGCGCCTGAGCGAAGGGGATGCGCCGGCCAAGAAGAAGGTGAGCGCGGAGCAGCATTTCACCCAGCCGCCGCCGCGCTATTCCGAAGCGTCGCTGGTCAAGCGCCTGGAGGAACTGGGCATCGGTCGCCCGTCGACCTATGCCTCGACGCTGCAAGTTCTGAAGGACCGCGACTATGTCCGCGTCGAGAAGAACCGCTTCTTCGCCGAGGAGAGCGGGCGGCTGGTGACGGCCTTCCTGGAGCGCTTCTTCGAGCGTTATGTCTCCTATGATTTCACCGCGGGTCTTGAGGACGAGCTGGACGAGATTTCGGGTGGCCGCGCCCAGTGGCAGGAGGTGCTGGAAGCCTTCTGGAAGGACTTCAAGCCCAAGACCGCCGAGATCATGGAGCAGAAGCCGTCGGACATCACGGCCGAGCTGGACAAGTTCCTGGAGCCGATGCTGTTCCCGCCCAAGGCGGACGGCAGCAATCCGCGCGCCTGCCCGCTCTGTGCCGATGGCCAATTGTCGCTGCGCGGCGGCCGTTTTGGCGCGTTCATCGCCTGCTCCAACTATCCCGAGTGCAAATATACCCGAAAGTTCGGCCAGCCGGGCGGCAGCGATGGCGCCGATACCGGCCCCGAAATCCTGGGTCAGCATCCCGAGACCGGGCAGGACATTGTCAAGAAGTCCGGCCGCTTCGGTCCCTATATCGAGATGGGCGAGGGCAAGGAGGCCAAGCGCGGGTCGATCCCCAAGGATCTGCCCGATGGCGAGATGACGCTCGACTGGGCGGTCAAGCTGCTCAGCCTGCCGCGCGAGGTCGGCCTGCACCCGGAAACCGGCCTGCCGATCGTCGCCAATATCGGCCGCTTCGGTCCCTATCTGCTGCACGACGGCAAATATGGCCGCCTGTCCTCCACCGCCGAGATTTTCGAGGTGGGCATGAACATGGCGGTCGCCAAGCTTGCCGATGCGGCGAACAAGGGCGGCCGTGGCGGTTCGTCGCGCGAGCCATTGAAGGTGCTGGGCAAGCATCCGCGCACCGAGGCGGAGATCAAGCTGATGGCGGGCCGCTATGGCCCCTATGTCACCGACGGCACCACCAACGCGACCCTGCCCAAGACGATCGAGCAGGACGCGCTGACGCTGGAGGAAGCGGCCCAGCTCATCGACGCCCGCGCGGCGGCGGCCCCGGCCAAGAAGGGCAAGAAGGCGCCGGCGAAGAAGGCTGCTGCCAAGAAGCCGACGGCGAAGAAGGAAGCGGGCGAGAAGAAGCCCGCCGCCAAGAAGGCCCCGGCCAAGAAGAAGGCGGCGGCGGAATAA
- a CDS encoding SDR family NAD(P)-dependent oxidoreductase encodes MSLVFGQYSTTDEVLDGIDLSGKRILVTGVSAGLGVETARVLVAHGADVVGAARDLDKARRATRQVVPGAQGGSLELVELDLASFASVRACADALNTDGRPFDIIICNAGVMACPLGKTADGFETQFGTNHLGHFLLVNRIAGLLKDGGRLVTLSSAGHRFSDVDLDDPNFDHTAYEPFIAYGRSKTANILFAVEFDRRHRDRGVRATAVHPGGIQTELARHMSEADMAALVENVQKVNEAAGRPPFAFKSIPQGAATSVWAAIVADAEAVGGHYCEDCHVAEVTTDGDAFSISGGVRPYAFDPIKAEALWLASEEMVGERF; translated from the coding sequence ATGAGCCTGGTTTTCGGACAATATTCAACCACCGACGAGGTGCTCGACGGCATCGACCTCAGCGGCAAGCGCATCCTGGTCACCGGCGTGTCGGCCGGCCTTGGCGTCGAGACAGCGCGCGTGCTGGTTGCTCATGGCGCTGATGTCGTCGGCGCCGCCCGCGACCTCGACAAGGCCCGCCGCGCCACGAGGCAGGTCGTGCCGGGCGCGCAGGGGGGATCGCTCGAACTGGTCGAACTCGACCTCGCTTCCTTCGCCAGCGTCCGCGCCTGCGCCGACGCGCTCAACACCGACGGCCGTCCATTCGATATCATCATCTGCAATGCCGGTGTCATGGCCTGCCCGCTCGGCAAGACCGCCGATGGCTTTGAAACCCAGTTCGGCACCAATCATCTGGGCCATTTCCTGCTGGTCAACCGGATTGCAGGCCTGCTCAAGGATGGTGGGCGCCTCGTCACCCTCTCCTCGGCCGGGCATCGTTTCAGCGATGTCGACCTCGACGATCCCAATTTCGATCACACCGCCTATGAACCCTTCATCGCCTATGGCCGGTCGAAGACGGCGAACATCCTGTTCGCGGTCGAATTCGACCGGCGCCATCGCGATCGCGGCGTCCGCGCCACGGCGGTCCACCCGGGCGGCATCCAGACCGAACTCGCCCGTCACATGAGCGAAGCCGACATGGCCGCGCTGGTGGAGAATGTGCAGAAGGTCAATGAAGCCGCCGGCCGCCCGCCCTTCGCGTTCAAGTCGATCCCGCAGGGCGCCGCCACATCCGTCTGGGCCGCGATCGTCGCGGACGCCGAAGCCGTCGGCGGCCATTATTGCGAGGATTGCCATGTCGCCGAGGTAACGACCGATGGCGATGCTTTCTCGATCAGCGGCGGCGTGCGTCCCTATGCGTTCGACCCGATCAAGGCCGAAGCGCTGTGGCTGGCAAGCGAGGAAATGGTCGGCGAGCGTTTCTGA
- a CDS encoding AraC family transcriptional regulator → MQDQLQSMCAIALRHPDARLSHPRAGIFVGHSTTPPSPGVFEPMVCVVLQGAKQVLIGDQLLRYDSASYFVATLDLPAQGCIVEATPGQPYIGASMALNRDVLAQLLCEVPDRSAGEATGFMVSAMTEELLATWLRLLSLFDRPEETAILGPLIERELLYRLLQGPQGAVLRQLAQADSRLSRIRAAIGWIREHFAAPLRIEALAEIAGMSAASFHRHFKAATAMSPLQYQKALRLQEARRLLITHGDAAATAYRVGYESPSQFSREYARMFGNPPLRDAALLRGSEPAIA, encoded by the coding sequence ATGCAGGACCAACTCCAGAGCATGTGCGCGATTGCGCTGCGGCACCCGGACGCACGTCTCAGTCATCCGCGCGCCGGCATCTTCGTCGGCCACAGCACCACGCCGCCATCGCCGGGGGTGTTCGAGCCGATGGTCTGCGTCGTGTTGCAGGGGGCAAAGCAGGTGCTGATCGGCGACCAACTGCTGCGCTATGACAGCGCCAGCTATTTCGTTGCCACGCTGGACTTGCCGGCACAGGGCTGCATTGTAGAGGCGACGCCCGGCCAGCCCTATATCGGCGCGAGCATGGCGCTCAATCGCGATGTGCTGGCGCAATTGCTGTGCGAAGTGCCCGATCGGTCGGCGGGCGAGGCGACGGGGTTCATGGTGAGCGCCATGACGGAGGAATTGCTGGCGACCTGGCTGCGGCTGCTGTCGCTGTTCGACCGTCCGGAGGAAACGGCGATCCTGGGGCCGCTGATCGAGCGGGAATTGCTCTATCGGCTGCTGCAGGGGCCGCAGGGCGCGGTGCTGCGGCAATTGGCGCAGGCGGACAGTCGGTTGTCGCGCATTCGCGCGGCGATCGGCTGGATCCGCGAACATTTCGCCGCGCCGCTGCGGATCGAGGCGCTGGCCGAGATCGCCGGGATGAGCGCGGCCTCCTTCCACCGTCATTTCAAGGCGGCGACGGCGATGAGCCCGCTGCAATATCAGAAGGCGCTGCGCTTGCAGGAGGCGCGGCGATTGCTCATCACCCATGGCGATGCGGCCGCGACCGCCTATCGGGTCGGCTATGAAAGCCCCTCCCAGTTCAGTCGGGAATATGCGCGCATGTTCGGCAACCCGCCGCTGCGCGACGCGGCTCTGCTGCGTGGTTCGGAACCGGCCATCGCCTAG